The following are from one region of the Bactrocera oleae isolate idBacOlea1 chromosome 6, idBacOlea1, whole genome shotgun sequence genome:
- the LOC138857934 gene encoding uncharacterized protein, whose protein sequence is MEVDMAATPTPAVRSAINVPRPGATSTPRTAAAIVPATAPRNGARPLTPSSAPATVPQRSRCPLCRRTHRLQHCSIFRSMQPLQRQQVAQAHGHCLNCLSTVHTTPECTSVTLCQLCHRQHHTMLHRTPKRAVGRQLAPSRRSQQSSHPEHNRRQAAPPPSRPRRQEASTRRRQPRPTYRRSTGLSSVVATLQQLQRLLG, encoded by the coding sequence atggaagtagatatggcagcaacaccaacgccagctgtgaggtccgccatcaatgtgccacgccctggggcaacttcaacaccacgaaccgcagcggcaatcgttcctgcaaccgctccccgtaatggcgcgcgaccactgacaccttcatcagcaccggcaacggtgccgcaacgcagccgatgcccactgtgtcgacgcacacaccggctgcaacactgcagcattttccgaagcatgcagccactacaacgtcagcaggttgcccaagcgcacgggcactgcctcaaCTGTTTGTCTACGGTCCACACGACTCCGGAGTGTACGTCGGTTACGCTCTGCCAACTGTGCCATAGACAGCACCATACTATGCTGCATCGCACCCCAAAGCGggccgtcgggcgacaactcgccccaagccgcagatcgcagcagagcagccatccGGAGCACAACCGAAGACAGGCAGCTCCACCTCCATCCAGACCGAGGCGACAGGAGGCgtcaacgcggcgtcggcagcccaggccaacataccgccgctccactggcctcagcagtgttgttgctacgctgcagcaactacagcgattgctaggctag